In the genome of Flavobacterium panacagri, one region contains:
- a CDS encoding penicillin-binding protein, with protein MAVDDKHISYRIYLVAVFIFLMAIAIVVKLTNIQWVQGDYYRQLAKQRTVKNFVIPANKGNIYSADGSLLATSIPNYEIRFDAKAPKTETFEKYVKPLSDSLATVLDKPSSYFQKELRKARENKNRYYLIARKLSYTEYVKIKSFPLFNLGAFKGGIIVEQETVRKHPIGKIAERTIGYDKIDPATGVEVGKGIEWAFKNYLNGKDGKILKQKIAKGQWKPIRDVNEVDPVDGYDVISTIDVFIQDIAHHALLKQLEDYEADHGCVVVMETETGHVKAISNLGRAEDGSYYETTNYAIAESHEPGSTFKLVDLMAILEDKVADTSTVYDSHNGVVKYYGRSVRDSHNGGYGKVSLARGFELSSNTVMVQAVYEAYKSNPSKFVNHINSYGLNKTLGLHFKGEGRPYIPQPGDKHWSGTTLPWMAFGYNVSVTPMQTLALYNSVANNGVMVKPQFVSEIKEWNKTIKKFDVEVINPRVCSPETLKKVRAVLQNVVKKGTGSKLYSKDFSMAGKTGTAQMNYGGKEGKSALYYASSFVGYFPADHPKYSCIVVVHKPNTSKNNYFGADVAGPVFKRIAQKIFTDAPSTNKIKKLDTRIPKQDDSYNKYTAEANKKINQIPNLKGMPGMDAIALLENLGLKVKVNGMGKVKNQSIQAGTSISKNTTIVLELS; from the coding sequence ATGGCAGTAGACGATAAACATATATCCTACAGAATTTACCTCGTAGCAGTTTTCATCTTTTTGATGGCAATTGCTATTGTCGTTAAATTGACCAATATTCAATGGGTTCAGGGAGATTATTACAGACAACTGGCAAAACAGCGTACTGTTAAAAATTTTGTAATCCCAGCCAACAAAGGAAATATATATTCTGCTGATGGAAGTTTACTGGCAACTTCAATCCCGAATTATGAAATTCGTTTTGATGCCAAAGCACCAAAAACAGAAACTTTTGAGAAGTATGTAAAACCATTGTCAGATTCATTGGCAACAGTTTTGGATAAGCCGAGCAGTTATTTTCAAAAGGAATTAAGAAAAGCACGTGAGAATAAAAATCGTTATTATTTGATTGCCCGAAAATTGAGTTATACAGAATATGTGAAAATAAAAAGTTTTCCATTATTCAATTTAGGAGCTTTTAAGGGTGGAATTATAGTAGAGCAGGAAACCGTTAGAAAACATCCTATAGGTAAAATTGCTGAAAGGACTATTGGTTATGACAAAATTGATCCAGCAACTGGAGTAGAAGTTGGAAAAGGAATTGAATGGGCTTTTAAAAATTACCTGAACGGAAAAGACGGTAAAATTTTAAAACAAAAAATTGCAAAAGGGCAGTGGAAACCAATTCGTGATGTTAACGAAGTAGATCCAGTTGATGGTTATGATGTTATTTCTACGATAGATGTTTTTATTCAGGATATTGCGCATCATGCTTTGCTGAAACAATTGGAAGATTATGAAGCAGATCACGGTTGTGTGGTAGTGATGGAAACAGAAACGGGACATGTAAAAGCAATTTCGAATTTAGGAAGAGCAGAAGACGGATCATATTATGAAACAACAAATTATGCAATTGCTGAATCTCACGAGCCAGGATCAACTTTTAAATTAGTTGATTTAATGGCGATTTTAGAAGATAAAGTAGCCGATACAAGTACCGTTTATGACAGCCACAATGGCGTGGTTAAATATTATGGAAGATCAGTTCGTGATTCGCATAATGGAGGTTACGGAAAAGTTTCATTAGCTCGCGGATTCGAACTTTCGTCAAATACTGTAATGGTTCAGGCAGTTTATGAGGCATATAAAAGCAATCCGTCAAAATTTGTAAACCATATTAATAGTTACGGGTTAAATAAAACGTTGGGATTGCATTTTAAAGGAGAAGGAAGACCGTACATTCCACAGCCAGGAGATAAACATTGGTCGGGAACTACGCTTCCATGGATGGCTTTTGGATATAATGTTTCGGTTACACCAATGCAAACTTTAGCACTATACAATTCAGTTGCTAATAATGGCGTAATGGTAAAACCACAGTTTGTATCAGAAATTAAAGAATGGAACAAAACCATAAAAAAGTTTGATGTAGAGGTTATAAACCCGAGAGTTTGTTCGCCAGAAACGCTTAAAAAAGTGAGAGCAGTTTTGCAGAATGTGGTAAAAAAAGGAACCGGTTCTAAATTGTATTCGAAAGATTTTTCGATGGCAGGAAAAACAGGAACAGCCCAAATGAATTATGGTGGGAAAGAAGGAAAATCAGCGTTGTATTATGCGTCTTCATTCGTAGGGTATTTTCCTGCTGATCATCCGAAATATTCTTGTATTGTAGTGGTTCATAAACCAAATACATCAAAAAACAACTATTTCGGAGCAGATGTAGCTGGGCCAGTTTTCAAAAGAATTGCTCAAAAGATATTTACAGATGCACCGTCAACTAATAAAATTAAAAAATTAGATACTAGGATTCCAAAGCAGGATGATAGTTATAATAAATATACTGCAGAGGCCAATAAGAAAATCAATCAGATTCCGAATCTAAAAGGAATGCCAGGAATGGACGCCATTGCTTTACTGGAAAATTTAGGTTTAAAAGTAAAAGTAAATGGAATGGGGAAAGTAAAAAATCAATCGATTCAAGCAGGAACCAGTATTAGCAAAAACACAACAATTGTACTAGAATTATCGTGA
- a CDS encoding FtsW/RodA/SpoVE family cell cycle protein: MKELVNKLKGDRVIWSFVALLALFSFMPVFSASSNLAYIGHGTGNTLGYLVKHLAHVCIGFLIIYWVHKVPYHYFRAISKIALPVVWLLLLYTLLKGTVIAGANASRWIQVPFIGITFQTSTLAASVLFIYVARYLSKTKEENEPFQTSFIQLWIPVFITLALILPANFSTTALIFAMVMMLTFIGKYPLKYIAFIIGSGIAMLAFFLLVAKAFPDSRFFSRVSTWESRIMNFTTDKPDEDDYQIEKAKIAIASGRLGGLGPGKSVQKNFLPQSSSDFIYAIVVEEYGLVGGVAILVLYLLLLFRFVVASHKANTLFGKLVVVGLGFPMIFQAMINMAVAVELLPVTGQTLPLISSGGSSIWMTCFSLGIIISVTKKEEEIAEEKQEKAKRKEALQRLIDKELAEEDLVSEEIYEDEPAYSIEDNSRNPMNAVLNK, from the coding sequence ATGAAAGAGCTGGTAAACAAACTAAAAGGAGATAGGGTAATATGGTCATTTGTGGCTTTATTGGCTTTGTTTTCGTTTATGCCTGTTTTTAGTGCGAGTAGTAATCTGGCTTATATAGGTCATGGAACTGGAAATACATTGGGATATTTGGTAAAACATTTGGCTCACGTTTGTATCGGTTTCCTGATTATTTATTGGGTTCACAAAGTGCCGTATCATTATTTTAGAGCGATTTCTAAAATTGCACTTCCTGTAGTTTGGTTATTGTTGCTTTATACTTTGTTGAAAGGAACTGTAATTGCGGGAGCAAATGCAAGTCGTTGGATTCAGGTGCCGTTCATTGGAATTACGTTTCAAACTTCGACTTTAGCGGCAAGCGTATTATTTATTTACGTTGCACGTTATTTGTCGAAAACCAAAGAAGAAAACGAACCTTTTCAAACTTCGTTTATTCAGCTTTGGATTCCGGTTTTTATCACTTTGGCTTTAATATTACCAGCCAACTTTTCGACAACTGCGTTGATTTTTGCAATGGTAATGATGTTGACATTTATTGGTAAATACCCATTAAAATATATCGCTTTTATTATTGGTTCGGGAATTGCAATGTTGGCGTTTTTCCTTTTGGTAGCAAAAGCATTTCCGGATTCAAGATTTTTTAGCAGGGTTTCAACATGGGAAAGTCGTATAATGAACTTTACCACTGATAAACCAGATGAAGATGATTACCAGATTGAGAAAGCAAAAATTGCAATTGCATCTGGTAGACTAGGAGGATTAGGGCCTGGAAAAAGTGTGCAAAAAAACTTTTTACCACAATCTTCTTCCGATTTTATTTATGCAATTGTAGTCGAAGAATATGGTTTAGTTGGAGGAGTTGCAATATTAGTTTTGTATCTGTTATTGTTATTCCGTTTTGTGGTTGCTTCACATAAGGCGAATACTTTATTTGGAAAATTAGTCGTCGTCGGACTCGGATTTCCAATGATATTTCAGGCGATGATTAATATGGCGGTTGCAGTAGAGTTATTGCCAGTAACAGGACAGACATTACCATTAATAAGTTCTGGAGGTAGTTCGATCTGGATGACTTGTTTTTCTTTAGGAATTATCATTAGTGTAACGAAGAAAGAAGAAGAAATTGCCGAGGAGAAACAGGAAAAAGCAAAACGAAAAGAAGCATTGCAGCGATTGATTGATAAGGAATTGGCAGAAGAAGATTTGGTTTCTGAAGAAATATATGAAGATGAGCCAGCCTATTCGATAGAAGATAATTCAAGAAATCCGATGAATGCGGTTTTAAACAAATAA
- the mraY gene encoding phospho-N-acetylmuramoyl-pentapeptide-transferase: MLYYLFEYFDKTLDVPGTGVFQYITFRSALAFMLSLLLSTIYGKRVINFLRRQQVGETVRELGLAGQNEKAGTPTMGGLIIIFATLIPVLLFARLHNIYIVLLIVTTLWMGTIGFVDDYIKIFKKDKQGLKGIFKVIGQVGLGIIVGTVLYFNPAVTVRTDTGRTDVFRTAANTTVVLPAPIEEKSTATTIPFVKNNEFDYAEVLSFMGDGYEKWAWLIFIPVVIFIITAVSNGANLTDGIDGLAAGTSAISVLALGIFTFVSGNIIFSNYLNIMYIPNSGEMTVFISAFVGALIGFLWYNSYPASVFMGDTGSLTIGGIIAVLAIAVRKEILIVLFCGIFLAESASVVIQVFYFKYTKKRFGEGRRIFLMAPLHHHYQKKGYHESKIVTRFWIVAVMLAILSIITLKLR; this comes from the coding sequence ATGCTGTACTATTTATTTGAATATTTTGACAAAACATTGGACGTTCCTGGAACAGGAGTTTTCCAGTACATCACATTTAGATCGGCTTTAGCATTTATGCTTTCATTGCTTTTGTCAACTATTTATGGTAAAAGGGTAATTAACTTTTTGCGCCGTCAGCAAGTTGGAGAAACGGTTCGTGAGCTTGGTCTTGCTGGTCAGAATGAGAAAGCTGGTACGCCAACAATGGGGGGGCTAATTATCATTTTTGCCACATTGATTCCGGTTTTGTTATTCGCAAGACTGCATAACATTTATATCGTATTGCTGATTGTAACTACGTTATGGATGGGAACGATTGGATTTGTAGATGATTATATCAAAATATTCAAAAAAGATAAACAAGGATTAAAAGGAATTTTTAAAGTAATTGGTCAGGTTGGTTTAGGAATCATTGTAGGAACAGTTCTTTATTTTAATCCTGCAGTTACAGTAAGAACAGATACAGGACGTACAGATGTTTTTAGAACAGCTGCTAATACAACGGTTGTACTTCCTGCGCCAATTGAAGAGAAATCTACAGCAACAACAATTCCGTTTGTAAAAAACAACGAATTTGATTATGCCGAAGTATTGTCTTTTATGGGAGATGGATACGAAAAATGGGCTTGGTTAATTTTTATTCCTGTAGTAATTTTTATTATCACAGCAGTTTCAAACGGAGCAAATCTAACAGATGGAATTGACGGACTCGCGGCGGGAACCTCTGCAATTTCTGTCCTCGCGCTCGGGATTTTCACGTTCGTTTCAGGAAATATCATTTTTTCGAATTATCTGAATATTATGTATATCCCCAATTCAGGAGAAATGACGGTCTTTATATCGGCCTTTGTGGGTGCATTGATTGGTTTTCTTTGGTACAACTCTTATCCGGCATCTGTTTTTATGGGGGATACTGGAAGTTTAACAATTGGTGGTATCATTGCAGTTTTAGCTATTGCAGTTCGAAAAGAAATACTGATTGTTTTATTCTGTGGAATTTTCTTAGCAGAAAGTGCTTCAGTCGTAATTCAGGTGTTTTATTTTAAATATACAAAGAAACGTTTTGGAGAAGGAAGAAGAATTTTTCTAATGGCGCCTTTGCATCATCATTATCAAAAGAAAGGATATCACGAAAGTAAAATCGTAACCCGTTTCTGGATTGTTGCTGTCATGTTAGCCATTTTATCAATCATCACCCTAAAATTAAGATAA
- a CDS encoding UDP-N-acetylmuramoyl-L-alanyl-D-glutamate--2,6-diaminopimelate ligase: MKVLKDILYKVAIESVKGSTETPVQKIEFDSRKVEANDVFVAIRGSLSDGHDYIEKAIQLGAKAIICDTLPENIASEVTYIQVKDTNTALAFMAANYFEDPSAKLKLVGVTGTNGKTTIASLLFQLFQKAGFKVGLLSTVKIVVDQTEFPATHTTPDSLTINHYLNEMVEAGVTHCFMEVSSHGIHQKRTEALHFVGGIFTNLSHDHLDYHPTFAEYRDVKKSFFDSLPKSAFVLSNIDDKNGSVMLQNTVAKKLTYALKSYADYRAQILESQLSGLLLKINDNEVWVKLIGTFNAYNVLAIYGTAVELGIDSLEALRLLSDLESVSGRFQYIVSDGGITAVVDYAHTPDALENVLKTINDIRTKNEQLITVVGCGGNRDKTKRPIMAKIASDLSDKAVLTSDNPRNEDPEVILDEMEQGVEPQNYKKMLRITDRKQAIKTACQLAEAKDIILIAGKGHETYQEINGVRHHFDDMETIKEILEQLNK; encoded by the coding sequence GTGAAAGTATTAAAAGACATATTATATAAAGTAGCTATTGAATCTGTAAAAGGTTCAACAGAAACTCCTGTTCAGAAAATTGAATTTGATTCACGTAAGGTAGAAGCAAATGATGTTTTTGTGGCTATTCGTGGTTCGCTTTCAGATGGGCATGATTATATTGAAAAAGCAATTCAGCTTGGAGCGAAAGCGATTATCTGTGATACGCTTCCAGAAAATATAGCAAGCGAAGTAACATATATTCAGGTAAAAGACACCAATACAGCTTTGGCTTTTATGGCAGCTAATTATTTTGAAGATCCTTCTGCAAAATTAAAATTAGTCGGTGTAACGGGTACGAACGGAAAAACAACAATTGCTTCTCTATTGTTTCAATTGTTTCAAAAAGCAGGTTTTAAAGTAGGGTTATTATCAACTGTAAAAATCGTAGTAGATCAAACGGAATTTCCTGCAACGCATACAACGCCAGATTCTTTGACGATCAATCATTATTTAAATGAAATGGTTGAAGCTGGAGTTACACATTGTTTCATGGAAGTAAGTTCGCATGGAATTCACCAAAAACGTACAGAAGCTTTACATTTTGTGGGCGGCATTTTCACGAATCTTTCTCACGATCACTTGGATTACCATCCAACGTTTGCAGAATATAGAGATGTGAAAAAATCATTTTTTGACTCACTTCCAAAATCAGCATTTGTATTGTCAAATATTGATGATAAAAATGGTTCTGTAATGCTTCAGAATACCGTGGCTAAAAAACTGACTTATGCTTTAAAATCTTATGCGGATTATAGAGCGCAGATTTTAGAAAGCCAATTGTCAGGATTATTATTGAAAATTAACGATAATGAAGTTTGGGTAAAGCTAATCGGTACTTTCAATGCTTACAATGTTTTAGCGATTTATGGAACAGCAGTTGAGCTTGGGATTGATAGTCTTGAGGCATTGCGTTTATTGTCCGATTTAGAAAGTGTTTCAGGTCGTTTTCAGTACATCGTTTCAGATGGTGGCATTACCGCTGTTGTAGATTATGCACATACACCAGACGCTTTAGAAAATGTTCTAAAAACTATAAATGATATTCGTACTAAAAACGAACAATTGATTACAGTTGTGGGTTGCGGAGGAAATCGAGACAAGACCAAACGTCCAATTATGGCTAAGATTGCTTCAGATTTAAGTGATAAAGCAGTTTTGACTTCGGATAATCCAAGAAATGAAGATCCGGAAGTTATTTTGGATGAAATGGAGCAGGGAGTGGAACCTCAGAATTATAAAAAAATGCTTCGAATTACAGATAGAAAACAGGCAATTAAAACCGCTTGTCAATTAGCAGAAGCAAAAGATATTATCCTGATTGCAGGAAAAGGACACGAAACCTATCAGGAAATAAATGGTGTCCGTCATCATTTTGATGATATGGAAACAATTAAAGAAATTTTAGAACAATTAAACAAATAA
- the murG gene encoding undecaprenyldiphospho-muramoylpentapeptide beta-N-acetylglucosaminyltransferase gives MTKYKFILSGGGTGGHIYPAIAIANELKLQFPDAEFLFVGARDKMEMQKVPQAGYEIKGLWIAGLQRKLTLQNLMFPLKLASSLLESKRIIKKFKPNVVIGTGGFASGPLLQAAGSAGIPTVVQEQNSFPGITNKLLSKKANAICVAYQNLERFFPKEKIVLTGNPVRQDLIDIESKRDEAITFYGLDPNKKTLLVLGGSLGARRINQLIEKELQNFLSQNVQVIWQCGKLYFEEYKKYNQPNVKVVDFIERMDFVYAASDIIISRAGASSVSELCIVGKPVIFIPSPNVAEDHQTKNAQAIVDAKGAILLKESELESEFSIVFEALLKDSGKQKQLSDNIKKLARPKATQDIVAEIVKLIKK, from the coding sequence ATGACAAAGTATAAATTCATACTTAGCGGAGGAGGAACAGGAGGACATATTTATCCTGCGATTGCGATTGCAAACGAATTAAAATTACAATTTCCTGATGCTGAATTTCTTTTTGTAGGTGCTAGAGATAAAATGGAAATGCAGAAAGTGCCTCAGGCAGGTTACGAAATAAAAGGTCTTTGGATTGCGGGTTTACAGCGAAAACTGACTTTACAAAACTTAATGTTTCCGCTTAAATTGGCAAGCAGTTTATTGGAATCAAAAAGAATAATTAAAAAGTTTAAGCCAAATGTGGTAATTGGAACGGGAGGTTTTGCCAGTGGGCCATTATTACAAGCGGCAGGTTCGGCAGGAATTCCGACAGTAGTTCAAGAGCAAAACTCATTTCCTGGAATAACCAATAAATTGCTAAGTAAAAAAGCCAATGCAATTTGCGTAGCATACCAAAATTTGGAACGTTTTTTTCCAAAAGAGAAAATTGTTTTAACTGGAAATCCAGTCCGTCAGGATTTAATTGATATCGAAAGCAAACGTGATGAAGCAATTACTTTTTATGGATTAGATCCCAATAAAAAAACATTATTGGTTTTAGGAGGAAGTTTAGGTGCACGAAGAATCAATCAGTTAATTGAAAAAGAATTGCAAAATTTCCTTTCGCAAAATGTTCAGGTAATCTGGCAATGCGGGAAATTATATTTTGAAGAATATAAAAAGTACAATCAGCCAAATGTAAAAGTGGTTGATTTTATTGAAAGAATGGATTTTGTTTACGCGGCATCAGATATCATAATTTCACGTGCAGGAGCTTCTTCGGTATCAGAATTATGTATTGTTGGAAAACCGGTGATTTTTATTCCATCTCCAAATGTGGCTGAGGATCATCAAACTAAAAATGCGCAGGCAATTGTTGATGCTAAAGGCGCAATTTTGTTGAAAGAATCTGAATTAGAGAGCGAGTTTAGCATTGTTTTTGAAGCGCTGCTGAAAGATTCTGGAAAACAGAAACAACTAAGTGATAATATTAAAAAACTGGCAAGACCAAAAGCTACACAGGATATTGTGGCAGAAATTGTTAAGTTAATTAAAAAATAA
- the murC gene encoding UDP-N-acetylmuramate--L-alanine ligase, whose product MNLNQIQNVYFIGIGGIGMSALARYFKFIGKQVSGYDKTPSMLTNELIESGIDIHFEDDINLIPKEYYVENTLVIYTPAVPKTHSEWNYFIERHYEVKKRAEVLGIISKDTFCFAVAGTHGKTTTSSILGHILFQSGADVTAFIGGIVENYNSNLIGSGKTVTVVEADEFDRSFLHLRPDIACVTSMDADHLDIYGTSEAIQASFREFASKVEDKNNLFITKELPLDGVQCAINEDAVYKAFNVRIEDGAYVFDVQTPSEIMKDLRFGLPGKHNLMNGLMAIAMAKTFGTPTDSIAKAIASFNGIRRRFSYQIKSENLVYIDDYAHHPTEINAVHQAVRELYPGRKVLAIFQPHLFSRTRDFVDGFAESLSKFDQVFLMDIYPARELPMEGVTSEWLLGKMTNSNKKIVAKEDLLGEIKASDAPIIVTIGAGDLGEMVPSIKRVLNENI is encoded by the coding sequence ATGAATTTAAATCAAATACAGAACGTTTATTTTATTGGTATCGGAGGAATCGGAATGAGTGCCTTGGCTCGTTATTTCAAATTTATTGGAAAACAAGTTTCAGGTTACGACAAAACGCCTTCTATGCTGACTAATGAATTGATTGAAAGCGGTATTGATATTCATTTTGAAGATGATATAAACTTAATTCCAAAAGAGTATTATGTGGAGAATACGTTGGTGATTTATACGCCTGCGGTTCCAAAAACACATTCAGAATGGAATTATTTTATTGAAAGACATTACGAGGTTAAAAAACGTGCAGAAGTTCTTGGAATTATAAGCAAAGACACTTTTTGTTTTGCAGTAGCAGGAACACACGGAAAAACAACAACATCAAGTATTTTGGGACATATTTTGTTTCAAAGTGGTGCTGATGTAACTGCTTTTATTGGTGGAATTGTAGAAAATTATAATTCGAATTTAATTGGAAGCGGTAAAACGGTAACAGTGGTAGAAGCAGATGAATTTGACAGATCATTTCTGCATTTGCGTCCAGATATCGCTTGTGTGACTTCTATGGATGCTGATCATTTGGATATTTATGGAACCAGTGAGGCAATTCAGGCTTCTTTTAGAGAATTTGCTTCCAAAGTAGAAGATAAAAATAATCTCTTCATAACAAAAGAATTACCGCTTGACGGAGTTCAATGTGCTATAAATGAAGATGCTGTATATAAGGCTTTCAACGTTCGTATTGAAGATGGGGCTTATGTTTTTGATGTGCAGACGCCATCAGAAATCATGAAGGATTTACGTTTCGGACTGCCTGGTAAACACAATTTAATGAATGGATTGATGGCTATTGCAATGGCTAAGACATTCGGCACCCCGACCGATTCTATTGCAAAAGCCATTGCTTCATTCAACGGAATTAGAAGACGTTTTTCGTATCAGATTAAGAGCGAAAATTTAGTATATATTGATGATTATGCGCATCATCCAACAGAAATAAATGCTGTTCATCAAGCAGTTAGAGAATTGTATCCAGGGCGTAAAGTTTTGGCAATTTTCCAGCCGCATTTATTCAGTAGAACAAGAGATTTTGTGGATGGATTTGCAGAAAGCTTATCAAAATTTGATCAAGTGTTTTTGATGGATATTTACCCTGCAAGAGAGCTTCCGATGGAAGGAGTAACTTCTGAGTGGCTTTTGGGTAAAATGACAAATTCGAACAAAAAAATTGTTGCAAAAGAAGATTTATTGGGTGAAATCAAAGCCAGCGATGCACCTATTATTGTAACAATTGGAGCTGGTGATCTGGGAGAAATGGTTCCGTCAATTAAAAGGGTTTTAAATGAAAATATTTAA
- the murD gene encoding UDP-N-acetylmuramoyl-L-alanine--D-glutamate ligase: MRLVVLGGGESGVGTAILGKKQGYDVFVSDFGKIKESYKEVLIINKIAWEEEQHTEDLILNADVVMKSPGIPDKSPIVKKLFAAGVKVISEIEFAIPYTEAMTIGITGSNGKTTTTMLTHHLLKYAGLNVGLGGNIGKSFAWQVAENKFDAYVLELSSFQLDGIINYRPDIAIITNISPDHLDRYDYKYENYINSKFRITMNQTESDYLIYDADDVASVEWLKNNKTKAKLIPFSLTKTFDEGASINNNKMEIKINQEEFTMDTEHIALEGKHNMKNAMAASSVAKLMQIRNATIRESLSNFQGVEHRLEKVLKIQNVQYINDSKATNVNATFFALDSMNVPTVWIVGGVDKGNDYNELMSLVREKVKAIICLGVDNRKIIDAFGNVVDIMVEVNNMNDAVKTAQRLTEKGDAVLLSPACASFDLFENYEDRGRQFKQAVHNL, from the coding sequence ATGAGATTAGTTGTATTGGGGGGAGGAGAAAGCGGAGTTGGAACCGCGATCCTCGGTAAAAAGCAAGGATACGACGTTTTTGTATCGGATTTTGGAAAGATAAAAGAGAGTTATAAAGAAGTTCTTATCATTAATAAAATTGCCTGGGAAGAGGAACAGCATACAGAAGATTTAATCCTGAATGCAGACGTGGTAATGAAAAGCCCAGGAATTCCAGATAAATCTCCGATAGTAAAAAAACTATTCGCAGCTGGAGTTAAAGTGATTTCGGAAATTGAATTTGCAATTCCTTATACAGAAGCAATGACAATTGGAATTACGGGAAGTAATGGTAAAACCACCACCACGATGCTGACACATCATTTGCTGAAATATGCAGGATTAAACGTCGGATTGGGAGGGAATATCGGGAAAAGCTTTGCCTGGCAGGTAGCCGAAAATAAATTTGATGCCTACGTTCTTGAATTAAGCAGTTTTCAGTTAGACGGAATAATAAATTACCGGCCAGATATTGCGATAATAACAAATATAAGTCCGGATCATTTGGATCGATACGATTATAAATATGAAAATTATATCAATTCAAAGTTTCGAATAACCATGAACCAGACGGAAAGCGATTATCTCATTTATGATGCAGATGATGTGGCAAGTGTAGAATGGTTAAAAAACAACAAAACAAAAGCAAAATTAATTCCTTTTTCATTGACAAAAACATTTGACGAAGGAGCTTCTATAAATAACAACAAAATGGAAATAAAGATCAACCAAGAAGAGTTTACAATGGATACAGAACACATTGCGTTAGAAGGAAAACATAATATGAAAAACGCCATGGCAGCAAGCTCTGTAGCAAAGTTGATGCAAATTAGAAATGCAACGATTCGTGAAAGTTTATCTAATTTCCAAGGTGTTGAACACCGTTTAGAAAAAGTATTAAAAATACAAAACGTCCAATATATCAATGATTCAAAAGCGACAAATGTAAATGCAACGTTCTTCGCTTTAGACAGTATGAATGTACCGACAGTTTGGATTGTTGGTGGTGTTGATAAAGGAAATGATTACAACGAATTAATGTCATTGGTTCGTGAAAAAGTAAAAGCAATTATTTGTTTAGGTGTTGACAACCGTAAAATTATTGATGCATTTGGAAATGTAGTGGATATTATGGTTGAAGTGAACAATATGAATGATGCTGTAAAAACGGCTCAAAGATTAACAGAAAAAGGAGATGCCGTTTTATTATCTCCAGCCTGTGCAAGTTTCGATTTATTCGAAAACTACGAAGATAGAGGAAGACAGTTTAAGCAAGCGGTGCACAATTTATAG
- a CDS encoding cell division protein FtsQ/DivIB, with translation MKIFNWTNIRLVLIFGLVLFLYSFAQHRNGDRKLKKSMVVFVGENTLFVKPETVNKLLIENKRDASSIRKDELDLNKIEKTLDTQEMIEKSNVFVSIDGVLKAVVKQKTPIARVYDGGASFYIDYEGNKMPLSDNFTARVPLVSGAINEKNNEDLAALFRTIYDDAFLKKNIIAIEIMPNGSLKMFNRNFDYFIDFGRTMNVDKKFRNYKAFFQKAVLDSSLYKYKKIDLRFTEQVVCTK, from the coding sequence ATGAAAATATTTAATTGGACAAATATTCGATTAGTACTAATTTTCGGATTGGTTTTGTTTCTATATTCCTTCGCACAGCATCGAAATGGCGATCGAAAATTGAAAAAATCAATGGTCGTTTTTGTAGGAGAAAATACGCTTTTTGTGAAGCCGGAAACGGTTAATAAATTGTTGATAGAAAATAAAAGAGACGCTTCCAGTATTAGAAAAGATGAACTAGATTTGAATAAGATAGAGAAAACCCTCGATACACAAGAGATGATTGAAAAGTCAAATGTTTTTGTAAGTATTGATGGAGTTCTAAAAGCAGTAGTAAAACAGAAGACGCCCATAGCAAGAGTTTATGACGGCGGCGCTTCTTTTTATATTGATTACGAGGGTAATAAAATGCCTTTGTCTGACAATTTCACTGCAAGAGTTCCTCTTGTTTCAGGGGCAATTAATGAAAAAAATAACGAAGATTTAGCAGCTTTATTTCGCACAATTTACGACGATGCGTTTTTGAAAAAAAACATCATTGCAATCGAGATTATGCCGAATGGAAGCTTAAAAATGTTTAATCGAAACTTCGATTACTTCATCGATTTTGGCAGAACGATGAATGTTGATAAGAAATTTAGAAACTATAAAGCGTTTTTTCAAAAAGCAGTTTTAGATAGTTCGTTATACAAATACAAAAAAATTGACCTTAGGTTTACGGAACAAGTAGTTTGCACTAAATAA